The genomic interval ATCTGACAACAACTGAATTTCTCATATTTGCCCTTTCCATAGTGCTGCTCTTATTTGCTGAGATGTTTAATACTGCAATAGAGCATCTGGGTAACATCATTTGGGAGAAACATCACATCTTCATAAAACAGGCAAAGGATATAGCAGCAGGTGCAGTTCTAATATCTTCTATTGGAGTTTTCCTTACATCTTATGTAATATTTTCAAAATATCTGTACCGTCCTGCTGAACTATTTCTAATAGGGGTAAAGACATTGTCAGGTCATATAGCAATTATATCACTGCTTTTCGTTTTTATTGCTGTTGTCTTCTCAAAGGCATATTTACATAAAGGAAGACCGCTTCACGGGGGTATGCCAAGCGGTCATTCTGCAGTTGCATTTTCTCTGTGGGTATCAATATCGCTTATTACAGTAAACCCTTTGGTGACAATTTTATCATTCGTTATGGCTGTCATGGTCAGCCAAAGCAGGCTCATTGGCCGCATCCATACTTTCTTTGAAGTATTTATGGGCGCTCTGCTGGGAGCAGGTCTCACATTTCTAATCTTTTACCTTTTTTCAAATACCCTCTGATGTCAAATAAATCAATAATAGCATCTGTTATATCAGGCACTATTATGATATTTGCATTCCCGCCTTTTGATATATGGGTTATAGGTTGGTTTGGCATGGCGCCTTTATTCTTTGCCATTTATGATAAAAAGCCGTTGCAGGCATTTGCACTGGGCTTTATCTGGGGCATTGTTTTTTTTCTCGGCACTGTTTACTGGGTTGTAAACTCAATGGTAAATTACGGTGGTGTGCCTGTATGGGCAAGTGTGCTGGCGCTTCTGCTTCTTGTAATTGTCTTAAGCCTTTACCCTGCTGTATTCGCTTATTTTACCTTTAGCCGTGAAAAGCATGCTTTTCACCCTTCAGCCTTTCGCCTGATTTTTATCCCTTTCCTCTGGGTCAGTCTTGAATTTGTGCGGACATATCTTTTTACAGGCTTTCCTTGGGTCTTACTTGGTTATTCACAAACAGCATTCCTCCCAATAATGCAGATTGCTGATATAACAGGTGTCTATGGTGTATCGTTTTTGATAATCATGGTCAATGTTTTTCTATTCAATTGCGGACTGCAGATTGCAGATTGCGGATTTAAAATTAAAATTTCTAAAATGGAATGGATTATAGTATTTTCGGTTTTAATCCTTGTCTTTGGTTATGGTCATTTAAGGATTGGACAGATTGATAATTTAACTAAAAACTGGAGGCAGATTAAGATAGGTATTGCCCAGGGCAATATAGATCAGGCGCAGAAATGGGACCCTGCACATCAGGAAGGAACGATAGATATTTACAGGCAGATTAGTATAGACATTGCACAAAATGAAAAGGACATTGACCTTATTATATGGCCAGAAACAGCCACACCATTTTATCTTCAGTCTGATGAAAAATTCGGTCCGCTTATCTTTGATATAGCAAAAACTCTGGCAGTAAACCTTATTACAGGAAGTCCTGCGCATGAGTATACATCTGATGGTAAAACTATAAATTACTATAACAGCGTGTTTCTGATTTCAAAGCAGGGAGGCATTGTCAATAGATACGATAAAGTCCATCTCGTGCCTTTCGGCGAATATGTCCCTTTTAAAAGATTTCTTCCATTTGAAAAACTTGTTGCAGGTGTCGGGGATTTCAGTTCAGGAAAAAACTTCAAGCCCCTTGCATTAAATAATGATGATACATTTGGCATCCTCATATGTTTTGAGGCAATATTTCCTGACATAGCAAGGCAGCTTTTGAAAAATGGCGCAGACTTTTTAATCACAGTAACAAATGATGCATGGTTTGGAAGGTCATCTGCACCATATCAGCACCTATCCCAATCATTAGTGCGGGCTGTTGAAGGCAGGACATTTTTAATCCGCTCTGCCAATACAGGTATAAGCGCAGTGATTGACCCTGTTGGAAGGATAAAGGTTAAAAGCGGACTGTTTACAAGAGAAGGTTTAGTAGATACAATATCATTAAAAGAAAGGTCTTTCACAACATTTTATACCCGATATGGCGATGTGTTTGCCATTGGATGCATATTCATCTCAATAGTTATATTTATTACTAATGCAAGAAAAAGGGGGCAGACTTGCCTATTGACATTTGCCCTCTTTATCTTCTCTATCACCTTTTTTACCTCTGCCGTCCCCTTTTCTTATTTTTCTTATTGGTCCCCTTTTCTTGTTTTCTTATTATCCTAACCTGTCTTCTAAATGTCAATAATGACAAAAATATTCTTGCTTTTAGCAATAATCTATCATATAAATTTTGTTCCGTATAATTCTTACTGCACTCTACACTTGGTATGGGTTTAAGTGTTAATCTGTATCAGGAGACAAGTCTGGAACGGCAGCAGCAACAAACAGTCAAAGGGAGGAAGTGAAGCAATGAGGGTTCTCATAAGCGACAGCATGTCTGACAAGTGCGTTGAGATAT from Deltaproteobacteria bacterium carries:
- the lnt gene encoding apolipoprotein N-acyltransferase, which codes for MSNKSIIASVISGTIMIFAFPPFDIWVIGWFGMAPLFFAIYDKKPLQAFALGFIWGIVFFLGTVYWVVNSMVNYGGVPVWASVLALLLLVIVLSLYPAVFAYFTFSREKHAFHPSAFRLIFIPFLWVSLEFVRTYLFTGFPWVLLGYSQTAFLPIMQIADITGVYGVSFLIIMVNVFLFNCGLQIADCGFKIKISKMEWIIVFSVLILVFGYGHLRIGQIDNLTKNWRQIKIGIAQGNIDQAQKWDPAHQEGTIDIYRQISIDIAQNEKDIDLIIWPETATPFYLQSDEKFGPLIFDIAKTLAVNLITGSPAHEYTSDGKTINYYNSVFLISKQGGIVNRYDKVHLVPFGEYVPFKRFLPFEKLVAGVGDFSSGKNFKPLALNNDDTFGILICFEAIFPDIARQLLKNGADFLITVTNDAWFGRSSAPYQHLSQSLVRAVEGRTFLIRSANTGISAVIDPVGRIKVKSGLFTREGLVDTISLKERSFTTFYTRYGDVFAIGCIFISIVIFITNARKRGQTCLLTFALFIFSITFFTSAVPFSYFSYWSPFLVFLLS
- a CDS encoding diacylglycerol kinase; protein product: MDKSQEEIQKPKNWFESLDCAIEGAIFAVKTERHMRYHYVIAAVILLTSLLLNLTTTEFLIFALSIVLLLFAEMFNTAIEHLGNIIWEKHHIFIKQAKDIAAGAVLISSIGVFLTSYVIFSKYLYRPAELFLIGVKTLSGHIAIISLLFVFIAVVFSKAYLHKGRPLHGGMPSGHSAVAFSLWVSISLITVNPLVTILSFVMAVMVSQSRLIGRIHTFFEVFMGALLGAGLTFLIFYLFSNTL